The DNA region CGTCGTGCGGCTGGACTGACGGGCGGGAGCAGACGGGCGCGCATGCCCCTACGGAAGCGCCCCTCTCACGTAGCAGAGACTCGGTGCGGCCACGATCACGTGCCGTCCGGCACTCGGACCGCACCGTCCCCACCGGTGGGTGCGCGGCTCCGGCTCCGCTTCGACGTACGCCGGCCAGGCGGATCAGCGACGCGAACACGGCCAGCACCATGATTCCGGACAGCGCGTAGAACGAGTAACTCAGACCGTTGGTGAACGCCGTGGCCAGGCGCCCGTCGAGCTTGGCCGATCCGACGAAGATGGAGACCGCGCGATCCCTCGGAATGGACCGGGAGGCGAACATCATCACCAGCGGGAACGAGAAGACCCAGCCGATGCCGGCGAAGGTCCGCAGCATCCCGGAGGAGACACCGATGAACTCCTGCGGCGCGGCCTTCATCACCGCCGAGCTGTTCGCGGGAATGAAGAAGCCCAGGCCTATGCCGTTGACGGTGTTCGCGGCGACAAGGAGCCACAGTCCGCTGGAGGGCGAGATCCGGGCGAACGCGAGCAGCGCGAGGAGTTCGGCGCCAAGCCCGACCGAGACCGGCAGCAGCGGGCCGAAGCGGTCCGCGGTCCGGCCGCTCACGAGGCAGATCAGCCCGGCGAGCACATAGCCGGGCATCAGCAGCAGTGAAGTGTCAAGGGGCGAGAGGCCCTTGGGGCCCTGGAGGTACATGATGGCCAGCCAGAGCACGGCGTAGTTGGCCAGACCCTGGAAGAGCGCGGCAAGAAGCGGCGCCGACACCGCTGGTATCCGGAACAGCGAAAGCCGCAGCATCGGCTCGGTCTGTAGCCGTTCGTTCCAGACGAAGACGCCGAGCAGTACCGCACCGCAGGCGAAGGATGCTGCGATCAGGGGGCGGAACTCTTCCGTCGACAGTTCGGTGACGGCCCATATGACGCAGAACAGGCCGGCTCCCAGAGTGCCCATCCCGACGAGGTCGAGGTTCCTGCGGACCCGCCGCACCCCGTCCTGGAGAACGGTGCGGGACAACAACATCACCGCCGCGCCGATAGGCACATTGATCCAGAAGATCCAGCGCCATGACACGTAGGTGACCAGCAGTCCGCCGAGCACGATGCCCAGCACCGCGCCCAGGCTGAATGCGACGCCGGTGTTCCCGTACGCCCTTCCGCGTTCGCCTCGGGAGAAGACGGACGCGATGATGGCGCCGCTGTTCGCGGTCACGCACGCCGTGCCCACTCCCTGGAGCAGCCGGAAGGCCACCAGCGACGGCAGGTCCCAGGCGAGCCCGCACAGCAGCGACGCCAGGGTGAACAGGGCGAAACCGATCTTGTAGATCCGGGCGGGACCGAACATGTCCCCGAGCCGGCCCGCCTGCGTCGTCAGCAGAGTGTTGACCAGGAGGAAGCCGACGACGAGCCACACGAGCGAGGTCAAGGCCGCATCGAGGGTCCGCTCCAGAGTCGGCAGGGCGAGGACCACGATCGTGGTGTCCACTCCGGAGAGCAGGACCCCGGTCATGACGACCGCGATGGTGGGGACCTTCCTCGCGTGTGCCGGGTCCGCCCCGGTGGACGTGGTGTGCGCCGTGGAAATCTTGATCAGTCCCCTTCGTGTTCAAGGGCCGGCCGACGTCCCGTAGTGCCCGGACGCCGCAGGCGGCGGGTGGGATGCTCAGCGGCGCACCGCGGTGACGATGAGGAAGGTCCCCGGCGTGTACTCGTCCACCACGTCCATCTCCGCGGAGTCGAGCGCCTCGTTCATCTCCTTCTGGTCGAACGCGGCGACGCCCAGACACTCTTCGTGCTGCCGCTGGAAGTACCTGTAGAGCGGATCGTGGGACTTGCGGTAGGTGAGCATCGTGAAGGTGCCGCCCTTGCCCAGGCACCTTCCGACCTCGCGCACCGTCGCGAAGGGCTGGTCGATCGACTGCACGGTGTTCCAGCAGTTCACCGCGCCCAGGGAGCCGTCGGCGAAGGGAATGCCCCCGCCCGACCCGCGGACCACCAGACTGTCCGGCACGACCTTCGTCAGCCGTGCGGCCATCGTCGCCGCGAGATCGAAGGCGACGACCCGCTCACCGCCGAGGATGCGGGTCAGCACCTGTGTCCAACGGCCGGTGCCGGCCCCGAGATCGAGGAGGGGACCGTCCACCGGGCGCACATGCTCGGCCAGGTACCGGTCCTCGTCCGCGACGGACACCGCCCCGTTCCAGTTGGTCCCGTTCACCCGGAGGAAGGCCGGGCGCAGCAAGGGCTCGTACCAGGACAGATAGAGCGGCGAGTTGCCGGCGATCTGGTCTCCGGTCCCGACGGCCTCGCCGGACAGGTCGAGGTACCCCTGACGGGCGGGGTATCCGACGGCGCAGTCGCGGCAGACGACTCCCGTGGCCCGGCGGGAGAGCCGCCCGCGGCAGGCCGGACAGTGCATCAGGTCCAAGTGCCCGTTGAATTGCGGCATTTCGGCTGCCGCACGGTCGGGAAGGAGAACCGGGTCCACCTCGGCCGGAGCCTCGGACTCGACGCGTCCGGTCGCTACGGCGCAGGCCGCCTTGGCTCCCATGTATGCGAGGAGCGTTCGCGTGTCCTTCTCCCAGAACGCGGTCTTCGCCTCGTGGCCCAGCGTCGCGAGCCAGCGTCGCTCCTGGTCGCGCTCCGCGTGACTGAGCACCCACCTGGCCGGGGAGGGCCAACTGCGGCCGATGCCGGGCGACTCCGGATCGAACGACGCGAGACAGCGCTCCAGGCGTGCGAGGTCGTCCGGGTCGAGCGGAGCTTTTCGCGCCGTGGGCAGGATCCGGTCGGCGTCCTCGGGGAAGTGGGCCAGGAGGTAGACCAGGGCGGTACCCAGGGGCACTTCATCGCGCAGGGTGTCCAGCAGCGCCAGGTAGTGGTGCAGCCCCGCTCGTACGCGGCGGCGCAGGCCGGGTTCGCCGGTTTCGGTCAACAGCCCGAGCAGCAGAGCGAGGTGGCCGCGCCGCCCGTCCGGCGCCTGGCGGATCTTTTCGGCCGCATCCTCCGCCGCCCGGGGCGCGCCGGGCAGGGCACTCCCGTCGGACCACACGGAAAGAAGCAGATCGAGATAACGGCTGTACGCCTCCTCTTCCTCTGCGTGAGAGAACAGTTCAAGGCACTCACTGAACGCAGCGGGCTGTGCTCTCATACGTTCGTCTCCCCTACGGGCTAGTACTGGACGTGTGCGAAGGCGCTCGCGTGTGCCTCATGACCCGGGTGAGTTGCGCTTGATAGCGGCGAGATATGGCCGGTACTCCGCTCGCTTTTCGCCGTAATTTCAGCAGGAGGCAGATTTGTACTTCTAACAGAGCACGGCTGCACCTGCAAGGCTGTGCAGGTTCCTCCACCGCGCCGCAAAAATCAGCCAGAACCCAGCATGAGAAGCACAAACCCGCAGGTCAGAGCAGACTTGCAGAATGGTCAAATAGATTCCTGCATTGTTGCTCCGGAGGAAAAAATGCTTGTCGGGCGACGAATCGAAAAGCACCGAGTGAGGTGCATCACATGCCCCCGGCACAACCTGATTGTCTCAAGTCGTGCATCGGAAAAGCCACTTGTGGGTACCCGACGCCATTGATAGCGTGACGGCGCGAGTCGGACCCCGGGGGATCCGAATCGGGGGAAATCGAGAAAGCCGTCACTCCGATCTCTGCTGTGCTGCGCCCGGGTAAACACTTCGGATACACGGAGGAGACATGGAGCAACGTCGGCTTGGTTCGGACGGTCCCCTGGTCTCCGCGCTCGGGATCGGCTCCCTCGGAATGGCAGGGCGCTACGGGCCTTCCGACGAAGCGGAGAGCCTTGCCACACTGCACGCGGCGCTGGACGCCGGAGTGACCCTGCTCGACACCGGCGACTTCTACGGAGTGGGGAGCACCGAGCAGCTCATCGGCCGCGCTCTGCGCGGAAGGAGACGCGAACAGACCGCACTGAGCGTGAAGTTCGGGATGCTGTGCGAGCCCGGTGGAGAGTGGCGGCGCCTCGACACCCGCCCCGAGATGGTGCGCCACTCACTCGCCTACACCCTCCGCCGCCTCGGGACGGACTACGTGGACGTCTACCGTCCGGCCCGCTGCGACCCCGACGTGCCCGTCGAAGAGACCGTCGGAGCGATCTCCGAGATGGTGTCCGCGGGCTACGTACGGTTCGTGGGTCTCTCCGAAGTCGACGCCGACACCCTTCGGCGGGCGCACGAGACCCATCCGATCAGCGATCTCCAGATCGAGTACTCGCTGCTCTCGCGCGACATCGAAGGCGGCCTTCTACAGCTCGCCAGGCAGCTCGGCGTGGGGATCACCGCCTACGGCGTGCTCTCGCGCGGTCTGCTCACAGGACGGCGACCCGAGGACCGCGACGGCGATGTCCGGGCTGTGTTCCCCCGCTTCCAGGGGGACAACCTGGAGCACAATCTGACGCTGGTCCACCGGCTTCAAGCGGTTGCGGAGGCCAGGGGGATGACGACCTCTCAGCTCGCCATCGCCTGGGTGCTGGCGCAGGGAGCGGACATCGTTCCCGTGGTCGGGGCCCGCAGCCGGACACAGCTCGCCGAAACGCTGAGGGCCGGAGGGCTCGGTCTCAGCGCCGAGGACCTCGCGGCCGTCGAACGTGCGATTCCCGCCGGATCGGCGGCCGGCGACCGCTATCCCCGAGGGCCCGTGCCCTCTTCCGACGACAAGCCGTGACAGAGCCTCACGTCACAGGGACGAGTAGGTGGCAGACGCGATGACTACAGCAATTCTGCATCCGGGACAGATGGGCACCGCGGTCGCCCGGGAGATGCTCCGCAACGACCATGCGGACGTCGTCTGGCTGCCGGCGGGACGAAGTCCGGCCACCCGCGAGCGGGCGGAGCAGGCCGGTCTCAGAGCGGTCGGCGACATCGGGGCGCTGGCCGCCGAGAGCTCGGTGGTGATGTCCATCTGCCCGTCCGATGCGGCGGAGGATGTGGCTCAAGAGGTCGCGAACCAGGGCTTCACCGGTATCTACGTCGAGGCCAACGCGATCGGCCCGGAGCGTGTCAGGGGGATCGCGAAGGTTCTCGAAGCGGGCGGCGCCACCGTGCTCGACGGTGGAATCCTCGGTGCGTCCGGCGCGAAGATGCGCTTCTATCTCTCGGGACCGTCCAAGGAAGTCGGCGCCGTGCGGGGCCTGTTCGACGGCACCGGGGTGTCGGCGATACCGCTGGACAGTGAAGAGGTCGGCACCGCTTCGGCTCTGAAACTGGCCTTCGCCCTGTGGCAGAAGGGCGCCCGCGCCCTGGCCGCGGTCTCGTACGCGCTGGCCGATCGGTACCAGGTGGCCGGGCGGCTGTGCTCGGAGGCCGAGACCGAGGCCGAGGCGGAGACCGAGAGGACCGGCCCCTCCCCGCTGAGCAGTCCGGACGAGTACCTGATGCCCGCCGCCGTACGAGGCTGGCGCTGGGAGCTGGAGATGGCGGAGATCGCGGAGACGCTGACCGCTGCCGAGCTGTCTGACGACATGGCACAGGCAGTGGGCGAGGTGTTCGGACGCTGGAGCCCGCTTCGGGACCGGCCTGCCGAGGACTTGGCCGAGGCTCTTGCTCTGCTGCGCACCTCGCACCCCGGTACGGCCGGCCCGGGGTGACCGCCGTGGCCGGTATGCGCCGCCCCAGGCGACCGCATCCGGGGCACGTCGAAGCTGTGGACGCCGGGGGCGAATCGGGCCGCTCCGCGGAAGAGCGCCATCGTTCCCGGCAGCGCGCCCGCCTTTACCGGCCGCCGTGACGAGTCAGGACCTCGCCCTCTTTACGCGGCAATAGCGAAAACCGGCTGTCCGGTACGAATACCGATCCGCAATACGCCGTTTCTGCGCCCGCATTCGAATGGTGCGAGGATACCGGCGGGTGTCCTTCTGCCGCGCTTGGACGGATGCTTCCGGAACCTGTCCGGTCGGCGTTCTGCGCGATCCTGCGATGTTCTGACGTCCTGTTCCACATGGAGCGCGAACACCGTGCTGCGGTGAATCAAGGACGCGGACGGACCGCTTCCGCATAACCCGTCGGCAGCGCCCCGTATTTTTTTGAACAAATTTAGGTTTCTTCCCGAAACCTTCGAAGAGGTTCAGCGACGGAAAATGATAGTTTCTTGACCACAAGTCATTCGGTTCCGACATAGCAGTACCGCATTGCCCCGAGCAAGGATCAACCTGCCCCTCAACTGCGCACGGGCGATCTCACCACGGACGCCGCGTGCAACGGGGGAAATCTACATCTGGGATACCCGCCATCGGGTACCGCTGTGAGGAGACACGTTGATCGATTCCCCACCCCGCGACGATGCCCACATACCACCCCTCGGCGACCTCCGACTGCTGGTCGCCCTGGACGCCCTCCTTCAGACCGGGAGCGTGACCAAGGCTGCGGAGCGCCTGCAACTCTCCCCTTCCGCGATGAGCCGGACGCTCCACCGCATCCGGCACAAACTCGGAGATCCGATACTGGCCCGCGCCGGCCGCGGCATGGTCGTCACACCGAAAGGAGTGGAGTTACGAGAGCGGGTGCACATACTCGTACGCGAGGCCCAGGTCCTGCTTTCCGCGGGAGGCGAGAACGACGTCCCCGAGGTGGGCCGGAATTTCGCGCTCATCGTGGACGACGGGTACGCGGGCGTACTCGCGCCGCATCTCGCCTCGCACAGCCGGGCGCAGGCTTTCGACTTTCTCCCCGAAGGGCAGGGAGACAGGAAGGCTTTGAGTGAGGGAACCGCGGACCTCAAAATCGGAAGGGTGTATTCCAGCTCGCCCGAACTCCGCGTGGAAAACCTGACCTACAGTCGCTTTGTCGGTGTCGCCGCGCTGGGCCACGATCTGCTGAAGGGGTCCGTCAGTGTCGAGGATTTCGCGCGGGCCTCACACATCGACATTCTCAGGGGCGACGGTGCGGCGTCCACCGTCGAGGCGTCGTTGGCCGAATACGACCTGCGCCGCACAGTGGCCGTGACGACACCGCACTACACCTCGGCGCTCTCCATGATCGGCCAGACCGACCTCGTCGCCGTCGTGCCGGAGATCCTCGTCAAATCGGGGTCTTTGATGGCGGGCCTCCGTTCATTCGAACTCCCCGTCCCCATCGCCCCCTTCGCCATCCGCATGGTGTGGCACCCGCGCAGCGACGCCGACCCGGCGCACACCTGGTTACGCTCCCGCATCCGGGACGCCCTCCAGAACGGCATCGGACCGTCGGCGCGGTATCCGGAGCAACCACAGCAGCAGGGCCACTAGTGCCAGGACGAGTCCGAGCAGGCAGGTCCCGGTCCATCCCCCTGCGTCGTATACGACGGCGGCCAGGCTCGATCCGGCCACCCCGCCGAGGAAGAAGGCGAACATGTAGGCGGTGTTGATGCGGCTGCGTGCCTCGGGCTGAAGAGCGAAGACCGTTCGCTGATGGTTGATGTGGGCGCCCTGGAAGCCGGCATCGAGCAGCACGATTCCGGCGATGAGCGCGACGAGTGACGAGGCGCCCAGCGCGAGCGCGCCCCAGCTGACGACCATCAGGGCCAGGGAGAGCGTTACGGTCAGCCCGCTGCGGCCCTTGTCGCCCAGCCGGCCCGCCACAGGGGCGGCCATCGCGCTTACCACGCCGAAGAGCCCGAAGAGCCCGATGACCGTGGCCCCGTAGTGGTACGGCGGACCGGCGAGGAGAAACGCCATCGGGGTCCACAGCACCGTGAAGCCGGCGAACTGCAAGAAGGCGAGAATCATGCGCCGCTGAAGCTCCGGCTCGGTGGCCACCAGGGTCACGACCGAGCCCAACAAGCCGCCGTAACCCTGCCGTTGGGCGGGCGGGGTGGGGGGCAGCACCCGCTTCAGCAGCACGGCGAGAACGATCATCACCACTGCCGCGACGGCGAAGATCAGCCGGAATCCTGCCAGACCCGCGGCGAACCCGCTCACTGTGCGGGCCGAGAGGGTCCCGATCAGCAGCCCGCTGGTCACGAACCCCACGACGTGGCCGCGTTCCTCCGGGGCCGCGAGTGTGGCGGCGAGCGGCACGAGAATCTGGGCGCACACCGACAGCATCGCCAGACCGCCCAAGGTCAGCATCAGGACGGGCAAGTTCGGTGCGGCGGCGCACGCTGCGGCGATCACGCCTGCGGCCACCAGCATGAGCGTGACCAGGCGGCGCTGCTCCACCAGGTCGCCCAGCGGCACCAGCAGCACGAGGCCGATCACATATCCCACGTTGGCGCAGGTCACCAGCAGCCCGGCGGCCGTGGTGGAGACGTGGAACGTCCCCGCGACAAGGCTCAGCAGCGGCTCGATGTAGAAGCGGTTGGCCACCGCTGCGCCCACCGCCGTCGCCAACACGATCATCAACGGCCGCGACAGGGTGCCCTTCGCACCCTTGCCTGCTGCTGCCTCGCCACGCTGGTCGGTGGTCACGGGCGCTTACCTCCAAGTGATACAGCTCGTATCATCGGTTACTACTTGTATCACGGTTCGATTGGGCAGGAAAGAGAAGCCGGTTCCCGCAGGGGGTATCGAGGAGCGCGGGCGCGGACCGGTCCGGCGCGGACCCTGGGGCACGGGACGCCCGCCCTGCCGCGGTGAAGACCTCGATCAGAAGCGACTCCACTCCCCCGAGGGGCGGGCTCGCCGAGACGCCCGCGGCGGGCGGTCCGGCGTCCTCCGACGGCCGCGACCGGTCGAGTTCGCTGCCTATCGCCCTCCGCAGTGCGTCGTGCTGCGGGCCGAGCCGGAACCGCCGGTCACTCCACCTGTCGGACGGATAGAGCCCCACCGGCCTGTCGGCCAGTTCGGCCGGCTCCCAGGCGAAGCGCGGCCACACATGCGCGTGCAGGAACCTGCCGCCGTCGCCCACTATCTCCAGATCGACATGGCGAAAGGCGCTGTCCATGCGCCGGCAGGACTCCTCCACCGCCTCCCCGAGACGGTCCAGGTCCGAGAGGAAGGACAGGCGCCTGCTCCTCGGCAGATCCGACAGGTGCGTCACTCCGGGTTCGTCCGCCAGGAGAACCGAACAACCCGGCAGGAACTGCGTGTCCCCGAGAGCTGCGAACCCGGTGTCCAGGCGGCGCAGTATGGCGGGGCCGTCACGTCGCCTCGTGCATGCGCTGCGGTTTCGTCGGCAGTGATACGTCATGGCCCGATCCCGTCACTCGTCGATCACCGAACCGGCCGTGTGGAGCGCCCCTCGACCATGAGGCCGGGCCCGTACGCCACAGGCGGCTGAGGGAGAGTCACCGCGCCGCAGTGGCGCCGCGCTGTTCGATGGAGCCGGCCGTCGGGCCGCCGTCATGGGGGATGTCCAGCGCACTGAGCACGGCGGCGCGGTGCCGGTGCGCAGCGCGGAGGGCGACCTCGGCCGCACCCGAGGCAATGAGGTCGGCCAGCGCCTCCAGCTGGATGCGCAGCAGCGTGGCAGCCGTACCGTCCAGCAACTGCGGCCCTCCGTCCGGACCGACGACCAGGTTGGAGCGCGCC from Streptomyces marispadix includes:
- a CDS encoding methyltransferase domain-containing protein translates to MRAQPAAFSECLELFSHAEEEEAYSRYLDLLLSVWSDGSALPGAPRAAEDAAEKIRQAPDGRRGHLALLLGLLTETGEPGLRRRVRAGLHHYLALLDTLRDEVPLGTALVYLLAHFPEDADRILPTARKAPLDPDDLARLERCLASFDPESPGIGRSWPSPARWVLSHAERDQERRWLATLGHEAKTAFWEKDTRTLLAYMGAKAACAVATGRVESEAPAEVDPVLLPDRAAAEMPQFNGHLDLMHCPACRGRLSRRATGVVCRDCAVGYPARQGYLDLSGEAVGTGDQIAGNSPLYLSWYEPLLRPAFLRVNGTNWNGAVSVADEDRYLAEHVRPVDGPLLDLGAGTGRWTQVLTRILGGERVVAFDLAATMAARLTKVVPDSLVVRGSGGGIPFADGSLGAVNCWNTVQSIDQPFATVREVGRCLGKGGTFTMLTYRKSHDPLYRYFQRQHEECLGVAAFDQKEMNEALDSAEMDVVDEYTPGTFLIVTAVRR
- a CDS encoding aldo/keto reductase, giving the protein MEQRRLGSDGPLVSALGIGSLGMAGRYGPSDEAESLATLHAALDAGVTLLDTGDFYGVGSTEQLIGRALRGRRREQTALSVKFGMLCEPGGEWRRLDTRPEMVRHSLAYTLRRLGTDYVDVYRPARCDPDVPVEETVGAISEMVSAGYVRFVGLSEVDADTLRRAHETHPISDLQIEYSLLSRDIEGGLLQLARQLGVGITAYGVLSRGLLTGRRPEDRDGDVRAVFPRFQGDNLEHNLTLVHRLQAVAEARGMTTSQLAIAWVLAQGADIVPVVGARSRTQLAETLRAGGLGLSAEDLAAVERAIPAGSAAGDRYPRGPVPSSDDKP
- a CDS encoding NAD(P)-dependent oxidoreductase, producing the protein MTTAILHPGQMGTAVAREMLRNDHADVVWLPAGRSPATRERAEQAGLRAVGDIGALAAESSVVMSICPSDAAEDVAQEVANQGFTGIYVEANAIGPERVRGIAKVLEAGGATVLDGGILGASGAKMRFYLSGPSKEVGAVRGLFDGTGVSAIPLDSEEVGTASALKLAFALWQKGARALAAVSYALADRYQVAGRLCSEAETEAEAETERTGPSPLSSPDEYLMPAAVRGWRWELEMAEIAETLTAAELSDDMAQAVGEVFGRWSPLRDRPAEDLAEALALLRTSHPGTAGPG
- a CDS encoding LysR family transcriptional regulator, with product MIDSPPRDDAHIPPLGDLRLLVALDALLQTGSVTKAAERLQLSPSAMSRTLHRIRHKLGDPILARAGRGMVVTPKGVELRERVHILVREAQVLLSAGGENDVPEVGRNFALIVDDGYAGVLAPHLASHSRAQAFDFLPEGQGDRKALSEGTADLKIGRVYSSSPELRVENLTYSRFVGVAALGHDLLKGSVSVEDFARASHIDILRGDGAASTVEASLAEYDLRRTVAVTTPHYTSALSMIGQTDLVAVVPEILVKSGSLMAGLRSFELPVPIAPFAIRMVWHPRSDADPAHTWLRSRIRDALQNGIGPSARYPEQPQQQGH
- a CDS encoding MFS transporter, encoding MTTDQRGEAAAGKGAKGTLSRPLMIVLATAVGAAVANRFYIEPLLSLVAGTFHVSTTAAGLLVTCANVGYVIGLVLLVPLGDLVEQRRLVTLMLVAAGVIAAACAAAPNLPVLMLTLGGLAMLSVCAQILVPLAATLAAPEERGHVVGFVTSGLLIGTLSARTVSGFAAGLAGFRLIFAVAAVVMIVLAVLLKRVLPPTPPAQRQGYGGLLGSVVTLVATEPELQRRMILAFLQFAGFTVLWTPMAFLLAGPPYHYGATVIGLFGLFGVVSAMAAPVAGRLGDKGRSGLTVTLSLALMVVSWGALALGASSLVALIAGIVLLDAGFQGAHINHQRTVFALQPEARSRINTAYMFAFFLGGVAGSSLAAVVYDAGGWTGTCLLGLVLALVALLLWLLRIPRRRSDAVLEGVPDAGA